In one Streptomyces sp. NBC_01241 genomic region, the following are encoded:
- a CDS encoding hydrogenase expression protein HypE produces the protein MDATTSNTVDAPTAATGEESPIHILWINAGLSCDGDSVALTAAMQPSIEEIVTGALPGLPKIEVHWPLIDFECGPVGGADTFIEWFFKGERGEIDPFVLVVEGSIPNETIKAEGYWCGFGDNPETGQPVTTSEWIDRLAPKALAVVAIGTCATYGGIHAMAGNPTGAMGLPDYLGWDWKSKAGIPIVCVPGCPIQPDNFSETLTYLLYQAAGSAPMIPLDDKLRPTWLFGATVHEGCDRAGYYEQGEFAETYDSPKCLVKLGCWGPVVKCNVPKRGWMNGIGGCPNVGGICIACTMPGFPDKFMPFMDEPPGAKVSATASGAYGAVIRKLRSITAKTVDKEPKWRHKRDRLTTGYRPPW, from the coding sequence ATGGATGCAACAACGTCGAACACCGTGGACGCACCCACTGCGGCCACCGGAGAAGAGTCCCCGATCCATATCCTCTGGATCAACGCGGGGCTGAGCTGTGACGGCGACTCGGTGGCCCTGACCGCCGCGATGCAGCCCAGCATCGAAGAGATCGTGACCGGTGCGCTGCCCGGTCTGCCCAAGATCGAGGTCCACTGGCCGCTGATCGACTTCGAATGCGGCCCGGTGGGCGGTGCGGACACGTTCATCGAGTGGTTCTTCAAGGGCGAGCGCGGCGAGATCGATCCCTTCGTCCTGGTCGTGGAGGGTTCCATCCCGAACGAGACCATCAAGGCGGAGGGCTACTGGTGCGGCTTCGGTGACAATCCGGAGACCGGCCAGCCGGTCACCACCAGCGAATGGATCGATCGCCTGGCGCCCAAGGCCCTGGCCGTCGTCGCCATCGGGACCTGCGCCACGTACGGCGGAATCCACGCGATGGCCGGCAACCCGACCGGTGCCATGGGCCTGCCCGACTATCTCGGCTGGGACTGGAAGTCGAAGGCCGGGATCCCGATCGTGTGCGTGCCCGGCTGCCCGATCCAGCCGGACAACTTCTCGGAGACCCTGACGTACCTGTTGTACCAGGCGGCCGGATCCGCTCCGATGATTCCGCTGGACGACAAGCTCCGACCGACCTGGCTGTTCGGCGCCACCGTGCACGAGGGGTGCGACCGGGCCGGGTACTACGAACAGGGTGAGTTCGCCGAGACCTACGACTCGCCCAAGTGCCTGGTCAAGCTCGGCTGCTGGGGCCCCGTCGTCAAGTGCAACGTTCCCAAACGCGGCTGGATGAACGGCATCGGAGGCTGCCCGAACGTGGGTGGCATCTGCATCGCCTGCACCATGCCGGGCTTCCCCGACAAGTTCATGCCGTTCATGGACGAACCGCCGGGCGCCAAGGTCTCCGCCACCGCCAGCGGCGCGTACGGCGCGGTCATCCGCAAGCTCCGGTCGATCACGGCGAAGACCGTGGACAAGGAGCCCAAGTGGCGGCACAAGAGGGACCGGCTGACCACGGGCTACCGGCCTCCGTGGTGA
- a CDS encoding nickel-dependent hydrogenase large subunit, translated as MAPTTKAAGDGSGLVEMAWDPITRIVGSLGIHTKIDFKQKRVAECYSTSSVFRGYSVFMRGKDPRDAHFITSRICGICGDNHATCSVYAQNMAYGVKPPHLGEWIINLGESAEYMFDHNIFQENLVGVDYCEKMVRETNPGVLELAERTEAPHAGEHGYRTIADIMRSLNPIEGEFYREALQVSRYTREMFCLMEGRHVHPSTLYPGGVGTVASVQLFTDYLSRLMRYVEFMKRVVPLHDDLFDFFYEALPGYEEVGRRRVLLGCWGALNDPEHCDFTYANMSDWGRRMFVTPGVIVDGKLVTNDLTEINLGIRILLGSSYYDDWQGKEQFVTHDPLGNPVDPRHPWNQHTIPAPQKRNFDDKYSWVMSPRWFDGKDHLALDTGGGPIARLWSTALSGLVDVGYVKATGHSVVINLPRTMTKPETTFEWQIPKWSNALERNRARTYFQAYAAAIALHCAEKGLEEVRAGRTQTWEKFDVPDESIGVGFTEAVRGVLSHHMVIRDGKIANYHPYPPTPWNASTRDTYGTPGPYEDAVQNTPIFEENPPENFKGIDIMRTVRSFDPCLPCGVHMYVGGGRTVQKMHVPTGLSGLGG; from the coding sequence ATGGCACCGACAACGAAGGCGGCCGGCGACGGCAGCGGCCTGGTCGAGATGGCCTGGGATCCGATCACCCGGATCGTGGGCAGTCTCGGCATCCACACGAAGATCGACTTCAAGCAGAAGCGGGTCGCGGAGTGCTACAGCACCTCGTCGGTCTTCCGTGGCTACAGCGTCTTCATGCGGGGCAAGGACCCCAGGGACGCCCATTTCATCACCAGCCGCATCTGCGGGATCTGCGGCGACAACCACGCCACGTGTTCCGTGTATGCGCAGAACATGGCGTACGGGGTGAAGCCGCCGCACCTCGGTGAGTGGATCATCAACCTCGGTGAGTCCGCGGAGTACATGTTCGACCACAACATCTTCCAGGAGAACCTGGTCGGGGTCGACTACTGCGAAAAGATGGTCCGCGAGACCAATCCCGGTGTCCTGGAACTGGCCGAGCGCACCGAGGCGCCGCACGCCGGGGAGCACGGATACCGCACCATCGCCGACATCATGCGGTCGCTCAACCCCATCGAGGGTGAGTTCTACCGCGAGGCCCTCCAGGTGAGCCGCTACACGAGGGAGATGTTCTGCCTGATGGAGGGGCGTCATGTGCATCCCTCCACGCTCTACCCGGGCGGGGTGGGCACCGTCGCCTCCGTCCAGCTCTTCACGGACTACCTCAGCCGCCTCATGCGCTATGTGGAGTTCATGAAGCGGGTCGTGCCCCTGCACGACGACCTGTTCGACTTCTTCTACGAGGCCCTGCCCGGGTACGAAGAGGTCGGGCGCCGACGGGTGCTGCTCGGCTGCTGGGGGGCGCTCAACGACCCCGAGCACTGCGACTTCACCTACGCCAACATGAGCGACTGGGGACGGAGGATGTTCGTCACCCCGGGCGTGATCGTGGACGGCAAGCTGGTCACCAACGACCTGACCGAGATCAACCTCGGCATCCGGATCCTGCTGGGCAGTTCGTACTACGACGACTGGCAGGGCAAGGAGCAGTTCGTCACCCACGACCCGCTCGGCAACCCGGTCGACCCACGCCATCCATGGAACCAGCACACGATCCCCGCGCCGCAGAAACGGAACTTCGACGACAAGTACAGCTGGGTGATGTCGCCGCGCTGGTTCGACGGCAAGGACCATCTGGCCCTGGACACCGGCGGCGGGCCCATCGCCAGACTGTGGTCCACCGCCCTGTCCGGGCTCGTCGACGTCGGCTACGTCAAGGCCACCGGACACAGCGTCGTCATCAACCTGCCCCGCACCATGACCAAGCCCGAGACCACCTTCGAGTGGCAGATCCCGAAGTGGAGCAACGCGCTGGAGCGCAACCGCGCCCGCACCTACTTCCAGGCGTACGCGGCCGCGATCGCGCTGCACTGCGCCGAGAAGGGGCTTGAGGAGGTCCGCGCCGGACGTACCCAGACCTGGGAGAAGTTCGACGTCCCCGACGAGAGCATCGGCGTCGGATTCACCGAGGCCGTGCGGGGTGTGCTGTCCCACCACATGGTGATCAGAGACGGCAAGATCGCCAACTACCACCCCTACCCTCCGACGCCGTGGAACGCCAGCACCAGGGACACCTACGGAACTCCCGGGCCTTACGAGGACGCCGTGCAGAACACCCCGATCTTCGAGGAGAACCCGCCGGAGAACTTCAAGGGCATCGACATCATGCGCACCGTGCGCAGCTTCGACCCGTGCCTCCCGTGCGGTGTCCACATGTACGTCGGCGGGGGCCGAACCGTGCAGAAGATGCATGTGCCCACCGGTCTGAGCGGACTCGGCGGATGA